Proteins encoded by one window of Candidatus Sumerlaea chitinivorans:
- a CDS encoding DNA ligase, translating to MSDLFDPEMGAAEPKSAGSSKKELAREGGAPVAMTLEEAARRVEFLRREIERHNRLYYVEARPEISDREYDLLVAELAELERRFPELRTPESPTERVGGEVQAGFEQVVHQVPMLSISNAYSPEELREFDARVKRFLGMSGDLEYVVELKIDGVAVTLMYEDGRLRYGATRGDGQRGEIITANLLTVRDVPRELPRSKSAAFRVLEVRGEVYLEKADFERINRELVASGEEPFANPRNLTAGTLKLLDPTLAAKRPLRMFHYAVGLTDAKLPPTHFELLEWLAELGFRVNPHRYLCRSIDEVIERAIEWEPKRDELPYGTDGLVIKVNRRELWERLGTTAKSPRYMIAYKFSAEQAATRLLDIQCQVGRTGVITPVAILEPVFLAGSTISRATLHNADEIARLDVRIGDQVVIEKAGDIIPKVVRVLTSMRTGRERTFEFPSNCPECGSPLVRSAYEVAIRCVNASCPGQLRERILHYASRNAMDIEGLGDVLVAQLVEKKMIHDLADLYHLKLEDLASLERMGRKSAQNLLDEIEASKQRPLHNFLFGLGIRHIGASAARQLAENFEDLDALMRATQAEICAIEGFGEIMAESVVQFFASPENQRLIARLREAGVQAPNILRRAERAPVAEGPFAGKTVVLTGTLSAMTREEARREIERRGGKVTDSVSAKTDMLVVGANPGSKLDKARKLGVRIVEEAEFMQLLSS from the coding sequence ATGAGCGACCTTTTCGACCCAGAGATGGGCGCGGCTGAACCGAAATCCGCAGGTTCTTCCAAGAAAGAATTGGCGAGGGAGGGGGGGGCTCCCGTAGCGATGACGCTGGAGGAAGCGGCCCGTCGCGTGGAGTTTTTGCGGCGCGAGATCGAGCGACACAACCGCCTTTACTATGTCGAAGCGCGGCCCGAAATCTCTGACCGGGAATATGATCTTCTCGTTGCGGAACTGGCGGAACTCGAGAGGCGTTTTCCCGAGCTGCGGACTCCGGAATCGCCTACCGAGCGTGTGGGTGGGGAAGTTCAAGCTGGCTTCGAGCAGGTCGTCCACCAAGTTCCCATGCTCTCGATTTCGAACGCCTATTCGCCCGAGGAACTGCGCGAGTTCGATGCGCGGGTGAAGCGGTTTCTGGGGATGAGCGGCGACCTTGAGTACGTTGTCGAACTGAAAATTGACGGGGTGGCCGTGACGCTCATGTACGAGGACGGTCGGCTACGCTACGGCGCCACGCGCGGTGACGGTCAACGCGGCGAGATCATCACTGCCAACCTCCTGACGGTTCGGGATGTCCCGCGAGAGCTTCCACGCTCAAAAAGCGCCGCGTTTCGCGTTCTTGAGGTACGCGGAGAAGTTTACCTTGAGAAGGCGGACTTTGAACGAATCAACCGAGAGCTTGTGGCTTCGGGCGAGGAACCTTTCGCAAACCCCCGCAACCTCACAGCGGGTACGCTCAAGCTTCTCGATCCGACGTTGGCAGCAAAGCGTCCCTTGCGGATGTTTCACTATGCAGTGGGACTCACGGATGCTAAGCTTCCTCCAACGCATTTTGAGCTTCTTGAGTGGCTGGCGGAACTCGGTTTTCGGGTGAATCCTCACCGCTATCTGTGCCGCTCGATCGACGAGGTCATCGAACGCGCGATCGAATGGGAACCCAAGCGCGACGAGCTGCCCTACGGCACCGATGGCTTAGTAATCAAAGTCAACCGTCGTGAGCTGTGGGAGCGGCTTGGCACAACGGCCAAAAGCCCACGCTACATGATCGCGTATAAGTTTAGCGCGGAGCAAGCAGCGACTCGCTTGTTGGACATTCAGTGCCAAGTTGGGCGGACGGGGGTCATCACACCGGTGGCCATCCTCGAGCCTGTTTTCCTCGCTGGCTCGACGATCTCTCGCGCGACCCTCCATAATGCCGATGAAATTGCGCGGTTGGATGTGCGCATTGGCGATCAGGTCGTGATCGAGAAAGCCGGTGACATCATACCCAAGGTGGTGCGGGTCCTGACAAGCATGCGCACCGGACGGGAACGGACGTTCGAGTTTCCCTCGAATTGCCCGGAGTGCGGAAGTCCGCTCGTGAGAAGTGCGTATGAAGTCGCAATCCGCTGCGTGAACGCCTCGTGTCCGGGGCAGCTCCGCGAACGCATCCTCCATTACGCCTCGCGCAATGCGATGGATATTGAGGGACTGGGCGACGTGCTCGTGGCTCAGCTTGTGGAGAAAAAAATGATCCACGATTTGGCCGATCTCTATCACCTGAAATTAGAGGATCTGGCCAGTCTTGAGCGAATGGGCCGAAAGAGTGCTCAGAATCTGCTCGACGAGATTGAAGCGAGCAAGCAGCGCCCCCTGCACAATTTCCTGTTTGGCCTCGGCATCCGCCACATTGGCGCAAGCGCAGCGCGCCAATTAGCAGAAAACTTTGAGGATCTTGACGCTCTCATGCGCGCCACTCAGGCAGAGATCTGTGCAATTGAAGGATTCGGGGAGATCATGGCGGAAAGCGTAGTTCAATTCTTTGCTTCGCCAGAAAACCAGAGACTCATTGCGCGCCTGCGAGAAGCGGGAGTTCAGGCACCCAATATCCTGCGAAGGGCTGAGCGAGCTCCCGTAGCCGAGGGTCCGTTTGCCGGTAAGACCGTAGTGCTTACGGGCACGTTGTCCGCCATGACTCGCGAGGAGGCACGACGCGAAATCGAGCGTCGAGGCGGGAAAGTCACCGATAGTGTCTCTGCCAAGACGGACATGCTTGTGGTCGGGGCCAATCCCGGCTCGAAACTGGACAAGGCGCGCAAGCTTGGGGTGCGGATCGTGGAGGAAGCGGAGTTCATGCAGTTGCTGAGTTCATAA
- a CDS encoding 5-formyltetrahydrofolate cyclo-ligase → MNPEKARLRAEYRALRAKLSPEEVAKAGEQVTARLRELEVLRSARTVFSYVEFGREVPTRPILRELLQAGKLVVAPAHDRLLDQYRCFHFLSLGDPLLEGARPDEDTPDTCDLFEIRDAQVFLVPGLVWDERGWRIGFGGGYFDRILAQRSPNSVAIGLAYEFQIIPRIPLDPWDRAVDLIVTPERVILTAPNVSFGR, encoded by the coding sequence ATGAATCCCGAAAAAGCTCGACTTCGCGCGGAATACCGCGCACTCCGTGCCAAGCTTTCGCCAGAAGAAGTCGCGAAGGCCGGCGAGCAGGTGACAGCGCGGTTGCGCGAACTCGAGGTCCTACGCTCTGCCCGAACGGTGTTTAGTTACGTCGAGTTTGGGCGTGAGGTCCCGACGCGACCCATCCTCCGGGAACTTCTTCAAGCGGGAAAACTCGTCGTGGCCCCAGCCCACGACCGGCTCTTGGATCAATATCGTTGCTTCCATTTTCTGTCGCTGGGGGATCCACTGCTCGAGGGGGCGCGGCCAGACGAGGACACGCCGGATACGTGTGACCTCTTCGAGATTCGCGATGCCCAAGTTTTTCTGGTCCCCGGCCTTGTGTGGGACGAGCGAGGGTGGCGCATCGGCTTCGGCGGTGGCTACTTTGACCGGATTCTTGCTCAGCGCAGCCCCAATTCCGTGGCGATCGGGCTTGCCTACGAGTTCCAAATTATTCCGCGCATCCCGCTGGATCCTTGGGATCGTGCGGTCGACCTTATCGTGACTCCCGAGCGGGTCATTCTCACTGCCCCGAACGTTTCGTTCGGACGATAA
- a CDS encoding Glycosyl hydrolase-like 10, which translates to MRRGLLITVWAFGIAVTAVCQDIVVNDDDGEPAFTKVGTWYQSTTSGYIGTYQYMNSTDPPSYCVWRPNLPSSGTYEVLAAFRRSTNRTTNAPMTITYASGTTVVSLNQYGTNQVVTVSLGTYPFPAGTVGSVRMDNTGASGVYIADCIIWRPVSLGNTAPTISNVTRNPARPVAQDSVVVTAQITDDTTVAAAFLHYSIAPPGGTTTTLQMHDDGAHGDGAAGDHVYGATIPPVPINRTVSYCLSAVDNEGAATTSTVQSYYVATTAPAEWRCIWADSWNASFLNQAQAEDLVNTCRANNINTIIPEVRKIGDAYYASSLEPRATNISGGPTFDPLGYLLQIAHDTSGGKKRLQVHAWFVMHRISKGETLDTSHVLVQHPEYEMLKADGSTDSTNRFLDPGHPGTVEWNIAVILDCLQKYDIDGINLDYIRYPETTGPWGYNPVSVARFNAVYGKSGTPSSSDPDWANWRRECVSLEVKKLYVKAWKIKPHVVLTACTVNWGSNYTESTWPTSSAYAGVFQDWVGWLRNHYLDYNALMNYATDNARYQGWTNWSLANDSGRGSIIGIGAYLQTSIQNSMNQLLYARQQGAAGLNIYDWGSEVQGSTSGETRAQFYSALSAQVYPTWVDPPVPAWKVAPNTGIVEGNVLYGATPVDHATVMLEELPGSATVTDGMGWYGILDVPPGNYTLRVEKTGFRTTRLPVTVANAGDIVTVDAGLMVPVTTSHVEMSSVMPLGGCQEPHGN; encoded by the coding sequence ATGCGACGCGGTTTACTCATCACCGTGTGGGCTTTTGGCATTGCCGTCACCGCAGTGTGTCAGGACATCGTCGTGAACGACGACGACGGCGAGCCCGCTTTCACCAAGGTCGGAACGTGGTACCAAAGCACGACAAGCGGCTACATTGGCACCTACCAATATATGAATAGCACGGACCCACCAAGCTACTGCGTGTGGCGCCCGAACCTACCCTCCTCCGGGACCTACGAGGTGCTTGCGGCGTTTCGCCGAAGTACGAACCGCACCACGAATGCCCCGATGACGATCACTTATGCAAGCGGGACCACCGTGGTGAGCCTGAACCAGTACGGTACGAATCAGGTCGTGACCGTGTCGCTTGGCACCTACCCCTTCCCAGCAGGCACCGTAGGGAGCGTGCGAATGGATAACACAGGGGCCTCAGGCGTGTATATTGCGGACTGCATCATTTGGCGCCCTGTCTCCCTTGGGAACACCGCGCCAACCATTTCAAATGTGACTCGCAACCCCGCGCGACCCGTTGCGCAGGATTCGGTGGTTGTGACGGCCCAGATCACCGACGACACGACGGTGGCAGCTGCCTTCCTGCATTATTCTATCGCGCCGCCGGGAGGTACTACAACGACACTCCAGATGCATGACGATGGAGCGCACGGCGACGGCGCCGCTGGTGACCACGTCTACGGTGCAACCATTCCCCCTGTGCCCATCAATCGCACCGTTAGCTACTGCCTCAGTGCTGTGGACAATGAAGGAGCGGCCACGACCTCTACCGTACAAAGTTACTATGTGGCCACGACAGCCCCAGCGGAGTGGCGATGCATCTGGGCGGACTCATGGAATGCGAGCTTCCTCAATCAGGCGCAGGCGGAGGACCTTGTGAACACGTGCCGCGCAAACAATATCAACACGATTATTCCCGAGGTTCGTAAAATTGGAGATGCTTACTACGCGTCGTCCCTCGAGCCCCGTGCGACGAATATCTCGGGCGGCCCGACTTTCGATCCGCTAGGCTACTTGTTGCAAATTGCTCACGATACAAGTGGCGGAAAGAAACGCCTTCAGGTGCATGCGTGGTTTGTGATGCACCGCATTTCAAAAGGCGAAACGCTCGATACGTCGCACGTCCTCGTCCAGCATCCGGAATATGAGATGCTCAAGGCCGATGGTTCCACGGACAGTACCAATCGCTTTCTCGACCCCGGGCATCCAGGCACCGTCGAGTGGAACATTGCGGTGATCTTGGATTGTCTGCAGAAGTACGACATTGACGGCATCAATCTCGACTACATCCGCTACCCGGAAACCACGGGCCCATGGGGGTACAATCCGGTGAGCGTGGCGCGCTTCAATGCGGTGTACGGCAAGTCTGGCACTCCTTCGTCCAGCGATCCGGATTGGGCGAATTGGCGCCGCGAATGCGTTTCGCTTGAGGTTAAGAAGCTTTACGTGAAAGCGTGGAAAATCAAGCCACACGTCGTACTCACGGCTTGTACGGTGAACTGGGGATCCAACTACACGGAGTCGACGTGGCCTACGTCCAGCGCTTATGCAGGCGTTTTTCAGGATTGGGTCGGCTGGTTGCGCAACCACTATCTCGACTACAACGCGCTCATGAATTACGCCACGGACAATGCCCGATACCAGGGCTGGACCAACTGGTCCTTGGCGAATGACTCGGGGCGCGGCAGTATCATCGGCATTGGTGCCTACTTGCAAACCAGCATCCAGAACTCAATGAACCAACTCTTGTACGCGCGTCAGCAAGGGGCCGCTGGCCTCAATATCTATGACTGGGGAAGCGAAGTGCAGGGAAGCACCTCCGGTGAGACACGTGCCCAATTCTATAGTGCGCTGAGCGCGCAAGTGTATCCGACGTGGGTGGATCCCCCCGTGCCCGCATGGAAGGTTGCGCCGAACACAGGAATCGTAGAAGGCAACGTCCTATATGGAGCAACTCCAGTAGACCACGCCACGGTGATGCTGGAGGAGCTCCCCGGAAGCGCTACGGTCACAGATGGGATGGGCTGGTATGGCATTCTGGATGTCCCGCCGGGCAATTACACCCTGCGGGTGGAAAAAACTGGCTTCAGGACCACGCGCCTCCCCGTTACGGTTGCGAACGCTGGCGACATTGTAACCGTAGATGCAGGACTGATGGTCCCCGTGACGACGAGCCACGTCGAAATGAGCTCGGTCATGCCGCTCGGTGGGTGTCAGGAGCCGCACGGGAATTAG
- a CDS encoding copper amine oxidase-like, with translation MELPADLESKLRTAQPGEIVDMGSYPMAELPLLEYEKRAGGPQFIFSDDPEYFRVPEGAGVREKVQPGRVRLYTYHVNGTTESARRISTVIENLGSRPLTLRWHRYAFRGPSTDYYRVGKGGLVDFFSAKNLPPAMTIPAGGAAPLDPKMDAVAVRYDELVHGFYEFEIDQPARITTLQTSLETPAVEANARIREVLPPRKTLGAGRGLFKTSDYDITPKGGSPYDTADGPKQILVADGKHDPWITGWDDSRSSASRNAGNYGVLYRIRVPYRSSDGRGIAVVLWYPPAGGKWCDACALAVVANAGVHAGGVIEIPRDRTTFTGRTNAGVIQIYPPATQGTEGVIELTYSPPGASCLPNPILLIPIHLNELKKE, from the coding sequence ATGGAACTGCCGGCCGATTTGGAATCCAAACTTCGAACGGCTCAGCCGGGCGAAATTGTTGACATGGGGAGTTACCCAATGGCGGAGCTGCCCCTGCTGGAATACGAGAAACGTGCGGGGGGACCGCAGTTTATTTTCTCCGACGATCCCGAGTACTTCCGCGTTCCCGAGGGGGCGGGCGTGCGCGAAAAAGTTCAGCCCGGACGAGTGCGCCTGTACACCTATCACGTCAACGGCACCACAGAGAGCGCCCGGCGTATCTCGACAGTGATTGAAAATTTGGGCTCGCGACCGCTCACGCTGCGATGGCACCGCTACGCCTTCCGCGGGCCAAGCACCGATTACTATCGGGTGGGCAAAGGGGGGCTCGTGGACTTCTTCTCGGCTAAGAATCTCCCACCAGCAATGACGATTCCAGCAGGGGGAGCCGCTCCGCTGGATCCCAAGATGGACGCGGTGGCGGTTCGTTACGACGAACTGGTCCACGGCTTCTACGAGTTTGAAATTGATCAGCCCGCGCGCATCACTACATTGCAAACGTCCCTTGAGACGCCAGCGGTGGAGGCGAACGCCCGCATTCGCGAGGTGCTCCCGCCGCGCAAAACATTGGGTGCCGGGCGGGGACTTTTCAAAACCAGTGACTACGACATCACGCCGAAAGGTGGGAGTCCCTACGATACCGCAGACGGGCCCAAACAGATCCTTGTCGCCGACGGCAAACATGATCCGTGGATCACTGGCTGGGACGATAGTCGCTCCAGCGCAAGCCGCAATGCGGGCAATTACGGAGTGCTCTATCGCATCCGCGTTCCGTATCGCTCGAGCGATGGCCGCGGCATTGCCGTCGTTCTCTGGTATCCGCCCGCCGGAGGCAAATGGTGCGATGCGTGCGCGCTGGCAGTCGTTGCAAACGCTGGGGTGCACGCCGGTGGAGTCATCGAAATTCCGCGCGACCGAACGACCTTTACCGGTCGAACGAACGCGGGAGTCATTCAGATCTACCCACCGGCAACTCAAGGCACCGAGGGAGTTATTGAATTGACTTATTCACCGCCGGGCGCATCATGCCTGCCGAATCCGATTTTGTTGATTCCAATTCACCTGAACGAGCTTAAAAAGGAATGA
- a CDS encoding ATPase, AAA family, producing MRFMGTTSANFHFVHPAFSNRQWAWLPIRAFDSEAQRYGRNQCMDLLLRDDDAARSRPEAPLAERMRPRTLDEFVGQDDVVGPNSALRRLIEEDRLRSLIFWGPPGCGKTTLALIVARVAHSDFASLSAVTASIREVKEVMERARINRNRYGRRTLLFIDEIHRFNKAQQDAFLPFVEDGSILLIGATTENPSFSLIAPLLSRCEVIVLHQLSAAALRTILRRALQDMERGLGSLGIECSDDVLDEIARLADGDARRALNLLEMAAQIALTEKKQPPAIERETLSLVLRRTHLLYDKSGEEHYNLISALHKSLRASDVQAAIYWAMRMLTSGEDPLYIARRLIRFASEDVGNADPQALSVALAAREAYSVLGSPEGELALLQCVVYLATAPKSNSLYVAEARAREEIERSGSLPVPLHLRNAPTELMERLGYGAGYVYDHEAPDHFSGQECLPEALRGRVFYEPGTFGFEREIAKRMAWWEKQRQTHRTVIKAEPSAASEEPSSPAPPEK from the coding sequence ATGCGTTTTATGGGGACAACGTCGGCGAACTTTCATTTTGTCCACCCTGCGTTTTCTAACCGCCAGTGGGCGTGGCTGCCTATTCGCGCATTTGACTCGGAGGCCCAGCGGTATGGTAGAAATCAGTGTATGGACCTATTGCTGCGAGACGACGATGCAGCGCGTTCCCGCCCCGAAGCCCCATTGGCGGAGCGGATGCGGCCCCGCACACTGGACGAATTTGTGGGGCAGGACGACGTGGTTGGGCCGAATTCCGCACTGCGGCGCCTCATCGAAGAGGATCGTCTGCGATCGCTCATCTTCTGGGGTCCCCCCGGATGCGGCAAAACCACACTGGCCTTGATTGTCGCACGGGTAGCGCATAGCGATTTCGCCTCCTTGAGCGCTGTCACCGCCTCGATTCGCGAAGTGAAAGAGGTGATGGAGCGGGCCCGCATCAACCGCAACCGTTACGGTCGCAGGACTCTGTTGTTTATCGACGAAATCCATCGGTTCAACAAGGCTCAGCAGGACGCCTTTCTCCCCTTTGTGGAGGATGGTTCGATTCTACTGATTGGGGCGACGACGGAGAATCCCTCCTTCTCGCTCATCGCCCCGCTTCTGTCGCGGTGCGAGGTCATCGTCCTTCACCAGCTTTCTGCGGCAGCATTGCGTACGATCCTGCGTCGAGCGCTTCAGGACATGGAACGAGGGCTCGGCAGCCTTGGGATCGAATGCTCGGACGACGTCTTGGACGAAATTGCACGGCTTGCGGATGGCGACGCTCGGCGTGCGCTCAATCTGCTCGAAATGGCAGCGCAAATTGCTCTCACCGAAAAGAAGCAGCCGCCGGCAATCGAGCGCGAGACTCTCAGCCTTGTTCTTCGCCGCACCCATCTCCTCTACGATAAAAGCGGCGAAGAGCATTACAATCTGATCAGTGCGCTCCACAAATCTCTTCGCGCAAGCGACGTCCAAGCTGCGATCTATTGGGCGATGCGCATGCTGACGTCGGGCGAGGATCCGCTGTATATCGCGCGTCGCCTCATTCGTTTCGCCAGCGAAGATGTGGGCAATGCCGATCCACAAGCTCTGAGTGTCGCTCTTGCCGCACGCGAAGCCTATTCCGTGCTGGGTTCTCCAGAGGGCGAGCTTGCACTTCTGCAGTGCGTGGTTTACTTGGCCACCGCCCCCAAGAGTAACTCGCTCTATGTGGCAGAGGCTCGCGCCCGCGAAGAAATTGAACGTAGCGGCTCGCTCCCAGTGCCTCTGCATTTGCGCAATGCCCCGACGGAGTTGATGGAGCGTCTCGGCTATGGAGCTGGTTACGTATATGACCACGAGGCTCCCGACCACTTTTCAGGACAGGAGTGCCTGCCGGAGGCACTCCGTGGCCGCGTCTTCTACGAACCGGGAACGTTCGGATTTGAGCGTGAGATCGCAAAGCGCATGGCGTGGTGGGAAAAACAGCGGCAGACCCACCGTACGGTTATTAAGGCAGAGCCCTCCGCCGCTTCAGAGGAACCATCCTCACCGGCGCCCCCCGAAAAGTAA
- a CDS encoding Type IV fimbrial assembly, ATPase PilB, whose protein sequence is MDKPSLQQQSQAIGRILLQEGLITENQLHYAIEVANQPGQKKRLTEILVDLGYVTKRQLREVARRHKLRVPLGQILLESGLITEQQLQEALAEQALSAKPLGEILVAKGVITEEQLAQALSEQLDFPYIVPNRRLVDRVLLKLFPDAVLREHTILPLFMDGDTVTVLIPNPEDQAAIAKIEQYTKGNFDLAIGPRSAIRQVLKEVLLDQYQYSTRAETQTRVEEAGRSGVRRYVGAPPPPEAGPERQAVSILDYLLSSAIRCRASDIHIESLKGKIRVRYRIDGKLTFQTDLPGHVGERIVRRIKVLAGLDVSDTTSVVDGHFFLNVDNTDFDLRVSVLPTVFGCSVTIRALTREIGLKDLGDLGMVGPALMRFRRFLDSPAGLVLFSGPTGSGKTTSLYAALNYLNRSDMKIVTLEEPVEFSIEGISQCELRTTAGKGMLDKIRVMMRQDPDVIVVGEIKDDESAEAVVQAVQSGHKVFSTIHADDAFGAVLRIMDRGLRNYLLASTGLASVAQRLVRQNCPQCRAPYHPRPDIFAEFHVKGSTVDAWQFMRGMGCPACNQLGFYGRTGVFEMLLLDPSIRDALLSALNAAELRRVALKTGNYLSMREAAFIKAAQGHTPLEEAFGLLSYSEQQAFAHLDLDTNTIRAWMTPNGGDL, encoded by the coding sequence ATGGACAAACCCAGTCTACAGCAGCAATCGCAGGCCATAGGTCGTATTCTGCTCCAAGAAGGGCTGATAACCGAGAATCAGCTTCATTATGCGATCGAAGTTGCCAATCAGCCGGGGCAAAAAAAGAGGCTCACCGAGATTCTCGTAGACCTCGGCTACGTGACCAAACGGCAACTTCGCGAGGTTGCCCGCCGCCATAAACTTCGGGTGCCCCTTGGGCAAATCCTCCTCGAAAGCGGTCTGATCACTGAACAGCAACTGCAGGAGGCGCTTGCTGAGCAAGCGCTCAGCGCAAAACCGCTCGGGGAAATTCTCGTCGCCAAGGGGGTGATTACGGAAGAACAGCTCGCCCAAGCCCTAAGCGAGCAACTGGACTTTCCTTACATCGTCCCCAATCGGCGGTTGGTTGACCGAGTGCTGCTCAAGCTCTTCCCGGACGCCGTTCTTCGCGAACACACCATTCTGCCGTTGTTTATGGATGGCGACACGGTCACCGTCCTGATCCCCAACCCCGAGGATCAAGCGGCGATCGCGAAAATTGAGCAATACACTAAGGGGAACTTTGACTTGGCGATTGGTCCGAGGTCAGCCATTCGCCAAGTGCTCAAGGAAGTCCTACTGGACCAATATCAATATTCGACGCGCGCCGAGACCCAGACGCGGGTCGAAGAAGCGGGACGTAGCGGAGTTCGTCGGTACGTTGGGGCTCCGCCGCCCCCAGAAGCCGGCCCAGAGCGGCAGGCGGTGAGCATCCTCGACTACTTGTTGTCGAGCGCAATCCGCTGCCGAGCAAGCGACATCCATATCGAGTCGCTCAAAGGCAAGATTCGCGTGCGTTATCGCATCGACGGAAAGCTGACCTTCCAAACCGACCTCCCCGGACATGTGGGCGAGCGCATTGTACGCCGGATCAAGGTGCTGGCTGGACTGGACGTTTCGGACACGACGAGTGTGGTGGATGGGCACTTTTTCCTGAACGTGGACAATACGGATTTCGACCTGCGCGTCTCTGTTCTGCCGACCGTCTTCGGTTGTTCCGTGACTATCCGTGCCCTGACCCGCGAAATTGGACTCAAGGATTTGGGCGATCTCGGAATGGTAGGTCCTGCCTTGATGCGTTTTCGCCGGTTTCTGGATTCGCCCGCGGGCTTGGTTCTTTTCTCGGGCCCCACGGGTTCAGGCAAAACGACCTCACTCTATGCCGCGCTAAACTACCTCAACCGAAGCGACATGAAAATCGTCACGTTGGAGGAGCCCGTCGAGTTTAGCATCGAGGGCATCTCGCAATGTGAGCTTCGTACAACCGCTGGGAAAGGTATGCTCGACAAAATCCGCGTGATGATGCGGCAAGACCCAGACGTCATTGTCGTTGGGGAAATCAAGGACGACGAAAGTGCCGAGGCCGTGGTTCAAGCCGTGCAAAGTGGCCATAAGGTGTTCTCAACGATTCATGCGGACGATGCGTTTGGGGCTGTATTGCGGATCATGGATCGTGGACTGCGCAATTATCTCCTTGCGAGTACGGGCTTAGCCTCAGTGGCGCAACGACTCGTGCGCCAGAATTGTCCCCAGTGCCGCGCACCCTACCATCCGCGTCCGGACATTTTTGCGGAATTCCACGTGAAAGGAAGTACCGTGGATGCTTGGCAATTCATGCGCGGAATGGGCTGCCCCGCCTGCAATCAGTTAGGGTTTTATGGTCGGACCGGCGTCTTTGAGATGCTTCTGCTCGATCCAAGTATCCGCGATGCGCTCCTGAGTGCGCTTAATGCTGCGGAGCTACGGCGTGTGGCGTTGAAAACCGGAAACTATCTCTCGATGCGCGAAGCCGCTTTCATCAAAGCCGCACAGGGGCACACCCCACTGGAGGAAGCGTTCGGCTTGCTCTCCTACAGTGAGCAGCAGGCTTTTGCACACCTTGATCTGGACACGAACACGATCCGGGCCTGGATGACGCCGAACGGTGGGGATCTCTGA
- a CDS encoding GTP-binding protein Obg produces MFVDYAKIYLEAGDGGTGCVSFRREKYVPHGGPDGGDGGRGGHIYLVADPHVVTLLDFKYRPHYRAKRGQHGMGSNCSGRDAEDLYLHVPLGTVVSDEHGNHLADLVEPGQVFLAARGGRGGRGNQHFATPTNKAPRKFEYGEKGERRTLILELKLIADVGLIGLPNAGKSTLLATLTAATPKIAPYPFTTIHPNLGVMEFDDATRCTLADIPGLIEGAHRGAGLGHRFLRHIERTKLLVHLIAPPEQPPLDDFEAYRYARELVNRELAQYSATLAAKPQIVCLSKCDLLEPTTVEALVRQFREREGVEILPISAQAHTGLERLKSEIQKALRNLTDSESMPSVAVPASSLPASSSTTDDAEQLAGSETGEPTDETCNTDAN; encoded by the coding sequence ATGTTTGTAGACTACGCCAAAATCTATCTTGAAGCAGGCGACGGCGGGACAGGTTGCGTGAGTTTCCGCCGTGAAAAGTACGTGCCCCATGGGGGCCCCGACGGAGGCGATGGCGGGCGCGGCGGGCATATCTATCTCGTCGCGGATCCGCATGTGGTTACGCTCCTCGATTTCAAGTATCGGCCCCACTACCGCGCGAAGCGAGGCCAGCACGGCATGGGAAGCAACTGCTCGGGACGCGACGCGGAGGACCTGTACCTCCACGTGCCCCTCGGCACCGTCGTCAGCGATGAACACGGAAATCACCTCGCCGACCTTGTCGAACCGGGGCAGGTCTTTCTGGCTGCGCGCGGCGGCCGCGGCGGCCGAGGCAATCAACATTTCGCGACGCCCACGAATAAAGCCCCCCGCAAGTTCGAATACGGTGAAAAAGGCGAGCGACGCACCCTCATCCTTGAACTAAAATTGATTGCGGACGTTGGCCTCATTGGCTTGCCGAACGCAGGGAAGTCGACACTTTTGGCCACACTCACAGCGGCCACTCCCAAAATCGCCCCGTACCCGTTTACCACCATTCACCCGAATCTGGGGGTGATGGAATTCGATGACGCCACGCGCTGCACCTTAGCGGATATTCCCGGTTTGATCGAGGGCGCGCACCGTGGCGCTGGCCTTGGCCACCGCTTCCTGCGCCACATCGAGCGCACGAAGCTCTTGGTCCACCTGATTGCTCCACCCGAGCAACCCCCTCTTGATGATTTTGAAGCCTATCGATATGCGCGGGAGCTGGTAAACCGAGAGCTTGCGCAGTATTCGGCGACACTTGCAGCAAAGCCGCAAATCGTGTGCCTAAGCAAATGTGACCTACTCGAGCCCACGACGGTGGAAGCACTTGTGCGCCAATTCCGCGAACGCGAGGGCGTGGAGATCCTGCCTATTAGTGCTCAAGCGCATACGGGCCTTGAAAGACTCAAAAGCGAAATTCAGAAAGCGTTGCGCAACCTGACTGACAGTGAGAGCATGCCGAGCGTTGCAGTGCCAGCATCCTCACTTCCCGCGAGTTCGAGCACGACGGACGACGCTGAGCAGTTGGCTGGGAGTGAAACCGGTGAGCCCACCGACGAGACGTGCAACACAGACGCAAATTAG